Within the Marinitoga litoralis genome, the region ATAGCTTGCTCAAAATTGTTTTTATAAAACTCATTTGCTGAATTTTCATAAGCATCTAAAACTCTTTTTACAAAATTAGGATTTTCTTTATACTTTTTATTTGAAACAAATACTCCAGCAATTGGGATTTTTTGATCTTTTAAATTAAACATTGATGCATATATTTTTTGTAAATCCATTTGAACCTTTATTTTACCTTGTGTTTTTACTTCAGCAAGAGATACAAAAGGTTCTGGTAAAACAGCTATGTTTTCCTTACCAGATGCTAATAATTGTATTATCTCTGGACCACTGGTAACATATACTATTTCAAAATCAATATTGTTCATTTCCTTTAAAATTTTTAATATAACATCTGCAGTTTGCCCAGGTCCATGTAATGTAACTATTCTTTTTCCAGCTAAATCATTTACATCTTTTATTTCTTCTGAAGATATTAAATAAAATGATTTCCATAATGAAATTCCTGCTAGCTTATAATCTGCACCCTTGTTAATTAATTCTACACCTAATGCTACAGGTAATACAATAAAATCAGCTTGTTGTTTTAATACAAGAGTTTGAGCTTGATCTATATTTCTCCAATAATATGTTTGCAAAGTCGGCACCTTATTAATATACATTCCTGCTGCAGGCAATAATGTAGGTCCTAATGGATTATAAAATGTACCCGAAAATGCAAATATACTTAAAATTAATACAAATACAATAAATATTTTTTTCATTATACCACCTCCATAAATATTGTTCATTTATATTATACTATAGAAATAGATAATAATAAATAAAATCTATATTTTTATATTTAAATAACTATAATCACTCCTAATAATAATCAAAAATAAAATTCCAAACTATGAAATTTTTTTCAAAAATGATATAGTATAAAATGATATATGATAACTATGGAGGTGAAAAAATGTTAAATTTTTTCAAGGTTGATAAAATTCCTGAAGATTATGATTTTTTAGATATTATGGTTGTAGATATATTTGGAAAATTAAAACATGTAACTTTACCAAAAAGCTATGTTAGTGAAAAAATTTTCAAAGAAGGTATAGGGTTTGATGCATCTAATTTTGGATTTGCTAAAGTTACAGATTCTGATATGGTCGCTATACCAGATTTATCAAAAATGTATTTAGAAGAAAAAGAAGATATGAGGATATTACATGTTTTATCTGATGTAATTAACCCTTCAAGTGGTAATTATTTTGATCAATATCCTAGAAGTATTGCAAAAGAAACTTTGAAATATATAAAAAATTCTAATATAGCCGATGATGCAAAAGTGCTTGTAGAATTAGAATTTCATATTTTCGATAATGTGAATTATAAAACAGCTTCCACAGAATCATATTATTATGTTGAAAATTCTGAAGGTTTGGGAGAAGAACATGATTATCCAAAAGCTAGTGCTTCTTCATACCATTTAAATGAACCATATGATATACATTTTGATTTAAGAAATGAAATAGTGAAGGTATTAGAAAATGCTGGTATACCGGTAAAATATCATCATCACGAAGTTGGAATTGCACAACATGAAATAGAATTAAATTTTATGTCTTTAGTTGATGCTTCAGATAATGTAACTTTAGCAAAGTATTTAATAAGAAGAGTCGCTGCTGATTACGGATTATACGTAACATTTATGCCAAAACCATTATACAATATGCCTGGTAATGGTATGCATGTCCATCAATACTTAGAAAAAGATGGAAAAAGTTTATTCGTAGGTGATGAATTATATAATTTAAGCAATTTAGCTTTAAACTATACCGCCGGTGTTTTAAAACATAGTTTATCTGGATCATTATTATCTTGGTCAAATCCAAGTACTAATTCATTCAAAAGACTTGTTCCAGGATTCGAAGCACCTATATCAGCTTCTTTCTCAAAAGGTAGTAGAAGTGCTGCAATTAGAATTCCTGGCTACTTAAGTAAAGCTGATACAAGAATAGAATTTAGAACAGGTGATGCAACTGCAAATATATATTTCTTCTTATCAGCTATGGTGTTAGCAGGTTTAAATGGAATTGAAAATAATTTAGATCCTGTTGAATTAGGATTCCATTCCAAAGGTGAAAATGACAAGGAATTTCCATTAAATTTAAAAGATGTTATATATGGTCTTAAGAAAGATAACGATTATTTAAAAACATTCCCTGAATCATTAATTAATAAATGGATAGATACAAAAATCAAAGAAGCAAATTTAATATATTCTATTCCTCAACCTAAAGAATTTGAATTATATTTTGAATTATAATTAATTTGATTATAATAAAAAACTCCTGCGGTTTGCAGGAGTTTTTTAAATACCTAATAGTCTTTCTATTTTAGCTTTATCAAATCCAACAATAGTTTGATTCCCTATTTCTATAACAGGAACACCCATTTGTCCTGTTTTTTTAACCATTCTTTCAGCAGCTCTTTGATCTTTTTCAACATTGTATTCTTTAAAAGGAATACCTAATTGTTTAAAATAATTTTTAGCTTTCTTACACCATGGACATCTTGATGTAGTATATATAGCTATTTTGACATGCGCCATATAATCCCTCCTTATTATATACAGTTTGTATATATATATTTATGCCATAATATATTTAAAAATAATAGGATTTTATGTTAAAAATAAAAAAAATCTCCCAAAAGGGAGATTATTATTCGACATTATATTCTTTTACAGGAATAATTTTATCTAATCTAACAATTTCAATTACTTTCTTTACATTTTCATTTCTTACATTATGTAACTCCATTGATCCGCCTTGCTTTTTATAATTCATGAAGAAGTATAATATTCTACCTAATCCACTACTATCAATATAGTCTAATTCTGACATATCTATAAATATTCTTTTTATACCATTTTCAGCTAATTCATTTAATTCATCTCTTAATTCTTCAGAATTATTAATATCTATTCTGCCTTGTAAAAAAATAGTAGCACTATTTCCGTATATTTCTTTTTTCATATTTACTCCTCCTCTCACTATACAATTCATTATACCACAAATTTCTAAACTTTTTTAAATACAAAAAAACTTTTTCCTTGAATGTTTCCTGTAATTATTCCATTATAAACCTCAATATTATCCATTTTATTAGAATTTGAACTAAAAACTGGAATAAGTATTCCATCATAAATTTCAGATAACCATACAGGTATTTCAAATTCGTATAGCCCTTCGTTTATATTAATAACAATTACTAAATGTTCATCATTATTCCATACACCATATGAAATAAACCCTTTATCCCATTTTAAAAATTCAATAGAACCTCTCCTCAAAGCAGATGATTCTTTATACAATTTTATCATATTTTTCATAAAATTCAACAATTCTTGAGATTTTTCATCATTAAGTTTATCCCAAGGAAATGTTCTTCTATTATCTGGATCTGTCCATCCACCCAAACCAATTTCATCACCGTAATATAATCCAGGTGCTCCTGGTAAAGTAAATGACATTAAATATCCTATTTTAAATATATCCCAATCTATACTTTTACTTGCTTCATCATGCCCTAATGTATGTGCTCTTCCAACTTTTTTAGTTGTTCTAGTAGCCCAT harbors:
- a CDS encoding ABC transporter substrate-binding protein, with the translated sequence MKKIFIVFVLILSIFAFSGTFYNPLGPTLLPAAGMYINKVPTLQTYYWRNIDQAQTLVLKQQADFIVLPVALGVELINKGADYKLAGISLWKSFYLISSEEIKDVNDLAGKRIVTLHGPGQTADVILKILKEMNNIDFEIVYVTSGPEIIQLLASGKENIAVLPEPFVSLAEVKTQGKIKVQMDLQKIYASMFNLKDQKIPIAGVFVSNKKYKENPNFVKRVLDAYENSANEFYKNNFEQAIDYVFKVMQTMPKPVLEKAASRSEIYYRNDIKEITDLYLKNLLEYNAISNIPEDLYLNY
- a CDS encoding glutamine synthetase family protein, with the translated sequence MLNFFKVDKIPEDYDFLDIMVVDIFGKLKHVTLPKSYVSEKIFKEGIGFDASNFGFAKVTDSDMVAIPDLSKMYLEEKEDMRILHVLSDVINPSSGNYFDQYPRSIAKETLKYIKNSNIADDAKVLVELEFHIFDNVNYKTASTESYYYVENSEGLGEEHDYPKASASSYHLNEPYDIHFDLRNEIVKVLENAGIPVKYHHHEVGIAQHEIELNFMSLVDASDNVTLAKYLIRRVAADYGLYVTFMPKPLYNMPGNGMHVHQYLEKDGKSLFVGDELYNLSNLALNYTAGVLKHSLSGSLLSWSNPSTNSFKRLVPGFEAPISASFSKGSRSAAIRIPGYLSKADTRIEFRTGDATANIYFFLSAMVLAGLNGIENNLDPVELGFHSKGENDKEFPLNLKDVIYGLKKDNDYLKTFPESLINKWIDTKIKEANLIYSIPQPKEFELYFEL
- a CDS encoding glutaredoxin family protein, which translates into the protein MAHVKIAIYTTSRCPWCKKAKNYFKQLGIPFKEYNVEKDQRAAERMVKKTGQMGVPVIEIGNQTIVGFDKAKIERLLGI
- a CDS encoding STAS domain-containing protein; protein product: MKKEIYGNSATIFLQGRIDINNSEELRDELNELAENGIKRIFIDMSELDYIDSSGLGRILYFFMNYKKQGGSMELHNVRNENVKKVIEIVRLDKIIPVKEYNVE